One window of the Triticum dicoccoides isolate Atlit2015 ecotype Zavitan chromosome 3B, WEW_v2.0, whole genome shotgun sequence genome contains the following:
- the LOC119282480 gene encoding cysteine-rich receptor-like protein kinase 10 — protein MDMITVPLLLLLLAPLAAAQWQDCGKNGNFTQNSTYQANLRLLSSTLPNKAASNTNLFATATVGDVPDMVHALTLCRGDTNASACQSCVATAFEGAQQLCAYNKDASAYYDICMLRFSNQNFLATTVNGDSTLILENSESLTTSADYFKLFLFTLVNGTAQSATKSSRRFITSQLDISSFPTLYCLMQCTPDLTIDDCAACFWEALQYTLNYIDRKRGGRILGTRCTVRYEIYLFFQDPILHITNLAPDVPAIDNTTTTPRVEQDTKLPQSQPPAVQTTIEEQHGRNGSKRPLWIIAVGAPLLSILMCFICFVVWMRRRRKGKVNLNDQAATNRPEEDALVWRLEEKSSEFTLFDFSEILNATHNFSKENLLGQGGFGPVYKGRLPDEMEIAVKRLASHSGQGFIEFKNEVELIAKLQHNNLVKLLGCCIQGEEKVLVYEYLPNKSLDFFIFDGNKTTLVDWEKRRVIIEGVAQGLLYLHKHSRLRIIHRDLKASNVLLDQEMNPKISDFGLAKFFSSNDIQGSTKRVVGTYGYMSPEYASEGIYSIKSDVFSFGVLLLEILSGKRNSGFHQYGDFLNLLGYSWQLWEGGKWLELLEVSIVKEIHTTEARRYINIALMCVQESADDRPTMSDVVAMLTSENVILPEPNHPSYFNLRVSKVHESASVVVPCSNNDVTITEEPDGR, from the exons ATGGACATGATCACCGTCCCCCTCCTTCTCCTGCTTCTTGCGCCTCTCGCCGCTGCGCAATGGCAAGACTGCGGCAAGAACGGCAACTTCACACAAAATAGCACCTACCAAGCCAACCTCAGGCTCCTCTCTTCCACCCTCCCCAACAAGGCCGCGTCCAACACCAACCTCTTCGCCACAGCCACTGTGGGCGATGTTCCGGACATGGTCCACGCCCTTACGCTCTGCCGCGGCGACACCAACGCCTCCGCCTGCCAGAGCTGCGTGGCAACCGCTTTTGAGGGCGCCCAGCAGCTCTGCGCGTACAATAAGGACGCCTCCGCGTACTACGATATCTGCATGCTCAGGTTCTCCAACCAAAATTTTCTTGCCACCACCGTCAATGGCGATAGTACACTCATCCTCGAGAACTCCGAGAGTCTCACGACAAGTGCTGACTATTTCAAGCTCTTCTTGTTCACGCTTGTGAACGGCACGGCACAATCCGCCACTAAGAGCTCGAGGAGGTTCATCACCTCGCAATTAGACATCAGCTCCTTCCCGACGTTGTACTGTCTTATGCAGTGCACGCCTGACCTCACCATCGACGACTGTGCAGCCTGTTTCTGGGAGGCCTTGCAGTATACGCTCAATTACATCGACCGTAAGCGAGGTGGTCGAATTCTTGGGACACGGTGCACCGTAAGGTACGAAATATATCTGTTCTTCCAAGATCCTATACTGCATATTACCAACTTGGCCCCTGATGTTCCGGCGATCGACAACACTACTACCACGCCACGTGTAGAGCAAGATACAAAGCTCCCACAATCGCAGCCACCAGCCGTGCAAACGACCATCGAAGAACAGCACG GACGCAACGGAAGCAAGAGGCCTCTATGGATTATTGCTGTGGGGGCTCCATTGCTCTCAATACTTATGTGCTTTATCTGCTTCGTTGTATGGATGAGAAGACGAAGAAAGG GAAAGGTAAACTTAAATGACCAAGCTGCCACGAATAGGCCAGAAGAAGATGCACTGGTTTGGAGATTGGAGGAGAAGAGTTCAGAGTTCACTCTCTTTGACTTTTCTGAGATATTGAATGCTACGCACAACTTCTCCAAAGAGAATCTACTTGGGCAAGGTGGCTTTGGCCCTGTCTACAAG GGAAGACTACCAGATGAAATGGAAATTGCAGTTAAAAGGCTTGCTTCACATTCAGGACAGGGTTTCATAGAATTCAAGAATGAAGTTGAACTTATCGCAAAACTACAACATAACAATCTGGTCAAACTCTTGGGATGCTGCATTCAGGGAGAGGAAAAAGTTTTGGTGTATGAGTATTTACCAAATAAGAGCTTGGACTTCTTTATATTTG ATGGAAACAAAACAACGTTGGTTGATTGGGAAAAGAGGCGCGTGATAATCGAAGGGGTAGCCCAAGGTCTTCTGTATCTACACAAGCACTCTCGATTGCGCATCATTCACAGAGACCTTAAGGCCAGCAACGTTCTCTTGGATCAGGAAATGAATCCTAAAATTTCTGATTTTGGTCTAGCTAAATTTTTTAGCTCAAATGATATTCAGGGAAGCACAAAGAGGGTAGTGGGTACATA TGGTTATATGTCTCCGGAGTATGCATCTGAAGGCATTTACTCAATCAAATCTGACGTGTTCAGCTTTGGTGTGTTACTTCTTGAGatccttagtgggaaaaggaattctGGCTTCCATCAGTACGGAGACTTTCTTAACCTTCTTGGATAT TCATGGCAACTCTGGGAAGGAGGAAAATGGCTTGAGCTTCTAGAAGTGTCAATTGTTAAGGAGATCCATACAACAGAGGCTAGGAGGTACATTAACATTGCATTGATGTGCGTACAAGAGAGCGCAGATGATCGACCCACCATGTCAGATGTTGTTGCAATGTTAACTAGTGAGAATGTTATTCTCCCAGAGCCTAATCATCCATCATACTTCAACTTAAGGGTATCTAAGGTACATGAATCAGCTAGTGTTGTTGTCCCATGTAGTAATAATGATGTAACCATCACTGAGGAGCCAGATGGAAGATAG